TACAGGCGAAGGGTATGCAATAGGAAGTGAATGGATTTACGATGAAAGAATCTGGAAGTGCGTAGATGCCACAGAAGGAGCAGCAGTATGGAAGGAGTTAGATTATGTTGAGGAACTTTCTTAAATGGGTAATCATAATAGGTTTTATATTAGCAACTTGGGTATATTTTACTGGTAGCGGGAATTGTCAGGAATTGTCAGAACAGGAAAAGCTACTAACAGAAATTAGTGTAGATGTAAAATATATCAAATCAAGCATTGGAGAACTAAAAATTGATTTCAAGTCTATTCAATCAGACTTGAATCTTCTTGAAAAAAGGGTAACGACTGTAGAAAACAAGACTA
The nucleotide sequence above comes from Candidatus Woesearchaeota archaeon. Encoded proteins:
- a CDS encoding hemolysin XhlA family protein, which encodes MLRNFLKWVIIIGFILATWVYFTGSGNCQELSEQEKLLTEISVDVKYIKSSIGELKIDFKSIQSDLNLLEKRVTTVENKTTNLENVICNIEQINKWFLGILATIIGGLILYQYKRAGNFRKDDRA